A part of Solenopsis invicta isolate M01_SB chromosome 2, UNIL_Sinv_3.0, whole genome shotgun sequence genomic DNA contains:
- the LOC105196742 gene encoding uncharacterized protein LOC105196742, giving the protein MQDDDLASTRRDNDREIENKTERETFYDIWQADDSSTGRSDDGYSESTPRIDNYAENHCRVSGCTFNDNDKGQRSQSENIGEEQTVESDGRTKEEWTTGNGDVCPADRIAGNKARSEENDIAWNEDVLNATHKNIDSIGSDEYRMRGGCGGCCCGAREKYSVWRSSQDYDCRCEGLVPKLNESYAPSPDRGKTVCVVPLSRSCCRCPRVCKKTARCEPPPCTTCVRSCDGGGCCGGGCGKPGQICMPSPRICNSPVYSSRGKSPCALRCPPQSSCSISGCCSRPNNCRRSYSPRCLSALDSGCCLCSVNDGAKCVTDGACCRLRLPCECLGGGLDCRRCGRKVYQAEMQIASGVPYHSICFSCFCCRKPLEPLTYQENGGEIYCKQCYVRNFGPQGYGYGVGAGALQTPL; this is encoded by the exons ATGCAGGATGACGATCTAGCGAGCACGCGTCGCGACAACGACAGAGAAATCGAGAACAAGACGGAGCGAGAGACGTTCTACGACATTTGGCAGGCGGACGACTCGTCAACCGGCAGAAGCGACGACGGATACTCGGAAAGTACACCGAGGATCGACAATTACGCGGAGAACCATTGCCGAGTGTCAGGTTGCACTTTCAACGACAACGACAAAGGCCAGCGTTCGCAGTCGGAAAACATCGGTGAAGAACAGACAGTCGAGAGTGATGGACGCACGAAGGAGGAATGGACGACCGGCAACGGTGACGTCTGTCCAGCGGATCGAATTGCTGGAAATAAGGCAAGAAGCGAGGAAAATGATATCGCGTGGAACGAGGATGTATTAAACGCCACCCACAAGAACATAGACTCGATTGGCAGTGATGAGTATCGCATGCGAGGTGGCTGCGGCGGATGCTGCTGCGGAGCACGCGAAAA GTACAGCGTCTGGAGGAGTTCGCAGGATTACGATTGTCGTTGCGAAGGACTCGTGCCGAAACTAAATGAATCATACGCGCCTAGTCCGGACAGAGGCAAGACAGTGTGCGTTGTGCCGTTGTCACGTTCCTGTTGTCGTTGTCCTCGAGTCTGCAAGAAGACAGCCAGGTGCGAGCCTCCTCCGTGCACGACGTGTGTCCGAAGTTGCGACGGTGGTGGATGTTGCGGTGGCGGCTGCGGGAAACCCGGTCAGATCTGCATGCCGTCGCCGAGGATCTGCAACTCACCGGTTTACTCCTCACGCGGAAAGTCGCCTTGTGCACTGCGCTGTCCACCGCAATCCTCTTGTTCAATCAGTGGCTGCTGCAGTAGACCCAATAACTGTAGAAG GTCGTACAGCCCGAGATGCTTGTCTGCCCTGGATAGTGGATGCTGCCTATGCAGCGTAAATGACGGAGCGAAATGCGTCACCGATGGAGCCTGCTGCCGGCTGAGATTGCCATGCGAGTGCCTCGGTGGCGGCCTTGACTGTCGGCGATGCGGAAGAAAGGTCTACCAGGCTGAAATGCAG ATTGCTTCTGGAGTACCGTACCATAGTATTTGCTTCAGTTGCTTTTGTTGCCGAAAGCCGCTAGAACCGTTGACCTATCAAGAAAATGGCGGCGAGATCTATTGCAAAC AATGTTACGTACGTAATTTCGGTCCGCAAGGATATGGTTACGGCGTGGGAGCCGGCGCACTGCAGACTCCCTTGTGA
- the LOC105196819 gene encoding E3 ubiquitin-protein ligase Hakai isoform X1 produces the protein MKINSESDSEWMEENGSKRSMRSRARGRARGRGRARAGRGRTKKAVKIIESDDEDTPQQMEDNSVEAVAGEQDEHEPPAVVTQQPSLEQQFDLEADISQLEAPTFTTINRGPPEPMLRLRWDHRVNLIGEKVLNPMIHCCDKCLKPILIYGRMIPCKHVFCLSCAKREDKVCPRCMEKVSRVEQTGLGTVFMCTHGGTRYGNAGCRRTYLSQRDLQAHINHRHISAPPQPVQGMQVDPPQYVHAKPEMESQLTKVSSVQMQNTRLKSVQSHMVQPIMGNDPRVNSLVNQQPTMEQHRQQHRQQQQQQQQQQAMMSMQSYAQSTAPPPPPPNNAPMRTNLITVPIQDTASLTTHDLHAQQSHHYYSAPPPPPPPPPPPVNYGGYNVPPPVSQQTQQYYPQPQHPTQVSYVPPPPPPQQQQYVSSAPTSIRPSPTGYIQEPQYGPPPSQQQPPPPPQPQWSQHQQQFYR, from the exons ATGAAAATTAATTCTGAATCAGATTCcgaat GGATGGAGGAGAATGGAAGTAAGAGAAGTATGAGGAGTAGAGCTCGTGGTCGAGCTCGTGGACGTGGCCGTGCCCGGGCTGGAAGGGGAAGGACCAAGAAGGCAGTCAAA ATTATTGAAAGTGACGATGAAGATACTCCGCAACAAATGGAGGACAATTCTGTGGAAGCGGTTGCTGGCGAGCAGGATGAACATGAACCTCCTGCTGTAGTAACTCAGCAACCTTCTCTCGAACAACAGTTTGACTTGGAGGCTGATATATCACAGCTAGAGGCGCCGACTTTCACGACTATCAATCGTGGTCCGCCTGAACCGATGCTGCGTTTGAGATGGGACCATCGAGTGAATCTTATAGGAGAGAAAGTGCTGAATCCTATGATACATTGCTGTGACAAATGTTTGAAGCCTATTCTCATCTATGGTCGTAtg ataCCTTGCAAACATGTATTCTGCCTATCTTGTGCCAAAAGAGAAGACAAAGTCTGTCCTCGTTGTATGGAAAAGGTATCCAGAGTGGAGCAAACAGGCTTGGGCACTGTATTCATGTGTACGCATGGTGGAACAAGATACGGAAATGCTGGTTGCAGGAGAACATACCTTAGTCAGCGGGATCTACAA GCTCATATTAATCATCGGCATATATCGGCGCCACCTCAACCAGTCCAAGGAATGCAGGTCGATCCTCCGCAATACGTACATGCCAAACCAGAAATGGAATCGCAGCTAACGAAGGTATCCTCCGTGCAGATGCAAAATACACGGCTTAAATCCGTGCAGTCTCACATGGTTCAACCAATCATGGGTAACGATCCTCGTGTGAATTCACTGGTGAATCAACAACCAACGATGGAGCAACATCGGCAGCAGCATaggcagcaacaacagcagcaacagcagcagcaagcAATGATGTCGATGCAAAGTTATGCGCAGAGTAccgcgccgccaccgccgcctccAAATAACGCTCCGATGCGCACCAATCTTATCACTGTGCCGATCCAAGATACGGCGTCTCTAACTACGCACGATCTTCATGCTCAACAAAGTCATCATTATTATTCggcgccaccaccaccgcctccgccgccaccaccgccagtGAATTATGGTGGTTATAATGTGCCACCGCCGGTGTCGCAACAGACGCAACAATACTATCCACAGCCGCAGCATCCGACTCAGGTATCGTACGTGCCGCCACCGCCTCCACCGCAGCAGCAACAGTACGTATCGTCGGCTCCGACCTCCATACGACCATCACCTACCGGTTATATACAAGAACCTCAATATGGTCCGCCACCGTCTCAGCAAcaaccaccaccgccaccacagCCACAGTGGTCACAACATCAACAACagttttatagataa
- the LOC105196745 gene encoding choline transporter-like 1 isoform X2, with product MRLINGYDSFGNTCGVKNNPKFGSMELSGQDTSDKPYLFFLDITNVTQSLKICVKKCPDRMIRKMEDICKFYKETGSQLCHDRPGSDFSACNSESGKFKNGSCPEWPVYPSIPVLNRCIPTAVKEVGDVIISNLYGVINSWDVIEQVLGDLCKTWRLILALSFLACVFSLFTIAIFHLLASLVTWIIIVLVSIASTGGTILLWLTYVDIKKTLDKTDPNQLLEEAVRNERAFLAFSIIATTITIILLFLSCILRKRISFMAALFKESAKCLKELPGLFFQPLLTFISLMLFFFFWVFVILCLATANYPETKSVQMYKNTIFDPVSLSSIGEKAPLVEEKKFDFSLDSFKTFTLVEYVDATWVKYMWWVYLIGLIWTSEFIVGCQAMVISGSVAHWYFRGKNASSYPVCSSIGHLICYHMGSVACGSLLITIFKLPRLILTYLHTKFEKTKETSPCAQCGLKVCICCFYCLEKFIRYMNNNAYTVVAIEGTHFCNAARIAFTTLVSNALQIAVINGFGDFILFLGKCFVTAATGSIALLFMRQDPELHFYAIPIFITCVFSFFIAHCIISLYETVIDTLFLCVCEDRNLNGENGKWRQSALAQLGASSSNANGQQSHEMTPINE from the exons ATGCGGCTTATAAATGGATATGACAGTTTTGGGAACACATGTGGTGTGAAGAATAATCCAAAGTTTGGTAGCATGGAGCTTTCTGGGCAGGATACCAGCGACAAGCC ATACCTGTTCTTCTTAGATATAACTAATGTCACACAATCATTAAAGATTTGTGTGAAGAAATGTCCCGATAGAATGATAAGGAAAATGGAAgacatttgtaaattttacaaagagACGGGATCACAATTGTGCCATGATAGACCTGGCAGCGATTTCAGCGCGTGCAACAGCGAGAGTGGTAAATTCAAGAATGGATCTTGTCCTGAGTGGCCGGTTTATCCCAGTATACCTGTTTTAAATCGATGCATCCCCACGGCGGTGAAAGAAGTAGGCGAtgtgataatttcaaatttatatggAGTAATCAACTCATGGGATGTTATCGAACAAGTTTTAGGAGATCTGTGTAAAACCTGGAGGCTAATTCTGGCGCTATCTTTTCTCGCCTGTG ttttctcACTCTTTACAATAGCCATCTTTCATTTATTGGCATCTCTTGTAACATGGATTATAATCGTGCTTGTAAGCATTGCTTCCACTG GTGGTACAATTCTGTTATGGCTAACTTATGTCGATATTAAGAAAACCTTGGACAAAACTGACCCAAATCAACTTCTCGAAGAAGCTGTAAGAAATGAAAGAGCATTTCTCGCATTTTCCATTATCGCTACTACTATTACT attattttattgtttctttcatGTATATTACGCAAACGCATTAGTTTTATGGCAGCATTATTCAAAGAAAGTGCAAAATGCTTAAAAGAATTACCTGGCTTATTTTTCCAACCACTCTTAACGTTTATATCTTTGatgctattttttttcttttgggtATTTGTAATTCTTTGTCTTGCAACAGCAA ATTATCCTGAGACAAAATCAGTgcaaatgtacaaaaatactaTATTTGATCCTGTGAGTTTAAGCTCGATTGGTGAAAAGGCTCCATTAGTTGAAGAGAAAAAGTTCGACTTTTCTCTTGATTCTttcaaaa CTTTCACTCTTGTGGAATATGTTGATGCGACTTGGGTGAAATACATGTGGTGGGTATATCTTATAGGATTAATATGGACATCGGAATTTATTGTTGGATGTCAAGCCATGGTAATATCAGGCTCCGTTGCTCACTGGTACTTTAG aGGTAAAAACGCCAGCTCATATCCAGTATGTTCATCCATAGGACATTTAATTTGCTATCATATGGGCTCTGTAGCGTGTGGATCACTTTTGATAACCATTTTTAAATTACCTAGATTGATTTTAACGTATCTGCATACTAA ATttgaaaaaactaaagaaaCATCTCCATGCGCTCAGTGTGGTTTAAAAGTCTGCATTTGTTGCTTTTACTGTTTGGAGAAATTCATTcgatatatgaataataatgcGTATACTGTTGTTGCTATAGAAGGGACCCATTTTTGCAATGCGGCTAGAATA GCCTTTACAACGCTGGTCAGTAATGCTCTTCAAATAGCAGTGATTAATGGATTTGGCGATTTTATATTGTTCCTGGGAAAGTGTTTCGTTACGGCTGCAACCGGAAGCATCGCATTACTTTTTATGAGACAAGATCCCGAACTACATTTTTATGCTATTCCCATCTTCATTACTtgtgttttttcatttttcatcgcTCATTGTATAATTTCCCTTTATGAA aCTGTTATCGACACATTATTCCTATGTGTATGCGAGGATAGGAATTTAAACGGTGAAAATGGAAAATGGCGTCAATCCGCATTAGCACAACTTGGAGCCTCTAGCAGCAACGCAAACGGACAACAGTCCCACGAAATGACACCAATAAACGAATAA
- the LOC105196745 gene encoding choline transporter-like 1 isoform X1 — translation MSCCIGSKNEEGGVEPTRVRGCTDVIWLCFFIAFWFFMILIAAFAIVYGNPMRLINGYDSFGNTCGVKNNPKFGSMELSGQDTSDKPYLFFLDITNVTQSLKICVKKCPDRMIRKMEDICKFYKETGSQLCHDRPGSDFSACNSESGKFKNGSCPEWPVYPSIPVLNRCIPTAVKEVGDVIISNLYGVINSWDVIEQVLGDLCKTWRLILALSFLACVFSLFTIAIFHLLASLVTWIIIVLVSIASTGGTILLWLTYVDIKKTLDKTDPNQLLEEAVRNERAFLAFSIIATTITIILLFLSCILRKRISFMAALFKESAKCLKELPGLFFQPLLTFISLMLFFFFWVFVILCLATANYPETKSVQMYKNTIFDPVSLSSIGEKAPLVEEKKFDFSLDSFKTFTLVEYVDATWVKYMWWVYLIGLIWTSEFIVGCQAMVISGSVAHWYFRGKNASSYPVCSSIGHLICYHMGSVACGSLLITIFKLPRLILTYLHTKFEKTKETSPCAQCGLKVCICCFYCLEKFIRYMNNNAYTVVAIEGTHFCNAARIAFTTLVSNALQIAVINGFGDFILFLGKCFVTAATGSIALLFMRQDPELHFYAIPIFITCVFSFFIAHCIISLYETVIDTLFLCVCEDRNLNGENGKWRQSALAQLGASSSNANGQQSHEMTPINE, via the exons ATGTCCTGCTGTATCGGTAGCAAGAACGAGGAAGGCGGCGTCGAGCCGACACGAGTGCGGGGATGTACGGACGTCATTTGGCTTTGCTTCTTCATAGCGTTCTGGTTTTTTATG ATCTTGATTGCTGCCTTTGCGATAGTCTATGGTAATCCTATGCGGCTTATAAATGGATATGACAGTTTTGGGAACACATGTGGTGTGAAGAATAATCCAAAGTTTGGTAGCATGGAGCTTTCTGGGCAGGATACCAGCGACAAGCC ATACCTGTTCTTCTTAGATATAACTAATGTCACACAATCATTAAAGATTTGTGTGAAGAAATGTCCCGATAGAATGATAAGGAAAATGGAAgacatttgtaaattttacaaagagACGGGATCACAATTGTGCCATGATAGACCTGGCAGCGATTTCAGCGCGTGCAACAGCGAGAGTGGTAAATTCAAGAATGGATCTTGTCCTGAGTGGCCGGTTTATCCCAGTATACCTGTTTTAAATCGATGCATCCCCACGGCGGTGAAAGAAGTAGGCGAtgtgataatttcaaatttatatggAGTAATCAACTCATGGGATGTTATCGAACAAGTTTTAGGAGATCTGTGTAAAACCTGGAGGCTAATTCTGGCGCTATCTTTTCTCGCCTGTG ttttctcACTCTTTACAATAGCCATCTTTCATTTATTGGCATCTCTTGTAACATGGATTATAATCGTGCTTGTAAGCATTGCTTCCACTG GTGGTACAATTCTGTTATGGCTAACTTATGTCGATATTAAGAAAACCTTGGACAAAACTGACCCAAATCAACTTCTCGAAGAAGCTGTAAGAAATGAAAGAGCATTTCTCGCATTTTCCATTATCGCTACTACTATTACT attattttattgtttctttcatGTATATTACGCAAACGCATTAGTTTTATGGCAGCATTATTCAAAGAAAGTGCAAAATGCTTAAAAGAATTACCTGGCTTATTTTTCCAACCACTCTTAACGTTTATATCTTTGatgctattttttttcttttgggtATTTGTAATTCTTTGTCTTGCAACAGCAA ATTATCCTGAGACAAAATCAGTgcaaatgtacaaaaatactaTATTTGATCCTGTGAGTTTAAGCTCGATTGGTGAAAAGGCTCCATTAGTTGAAGAGAAAAAGTTCGACTTTTCTCTTGATTCTttcaaaa CTTTCACTCTTGTGGAATATGTTGATGCGACTTGGGTGAAATACATGTGGTGGGTATATCTTATAGGATTAATATGGACATCGGAATTTATTGTTGGATGTCAAGCCATGGTAATATCAGGCTCCGTTGCTCACTGGTACTTTAG aGGTAAAAACGCCAGCTCATATCCAGTATGTTCATCCATAGGACATTTAATTTGCTATCATATGGGCTCTGTAGCGTGTGGATCACTTTTGATAACCATTTTTAAATTACCTAGATTGATTTTAACGTATCTGCATACTAA ATttgaaaaaactaaagaaaCATCTCCATGCGCTCAGTGTGGTTTAAAAGTCTGCATTTGTTGCTTTTACTGTTTGGAGAAATTCATTcgatatatgaataataatgcGTATACTGTTGTTGCTATAGAAGGGACCCATTTTTGCAATGCGGCTAGAATA GCCTTTACAACGCTGGTCAGTAATGCTCTTCAAATAGCAGTGATTAATGGATTTGGCGATTTTATATTGTTCCTGGGAAAGTGTTTCGTTACGGCTGCAACCGGAAGCATCGCATTACTTTTTATGAGACAAGATCCCGAACTACATTTTTATGCTATTCCCATCTTCATTACTtgtgttttttcatttttcatcgcTCATTGTATAATTTCCCTTTATGAA aCTGTTATCGACACATTATTCCTATGTGTATGCGAGGATAGGAATTTAAACGGTGAAAATGGAAAATGGCGTCAATCCGCATTAGCACAACTTGGAGCCTCTAGCAGCAACGCAAACGGACAACAGTCCCACGAAATGACACCAATAAACGAATAA
- the LOC105196744 gene encoding transmembrane protein 115 — protein MAAIKGLGRNIPYLRQQAAALLGNTSTSVKAICVVVLFSYCLSFSEEAVRILSVTPGYLLPPVFWFWTAFTFCFLEIHFWEVCVDVVTVGLCGKLIEPLWGAFEMMTFFAVVNFGVAVLSALFYLFLYMCTSNPDLLFNIHIHGLTGYIAGVAVAVKQIMPDHILIKTPIGKITNRNIPLMVWIVGLILWLVGLLEGTHPTMFLSGLLISWTYLRFYQKHNNGTRGDMADNFTFASFFPNVLQPPIAVVSNTIHGFFVRIGLCRKVVRRFDMSNTPPGLVINLPGIDPHDSERRRQIALKALSERLSRDHAKPWQPDRAKKHSPVPPAVSIPIPESTTPKPLASPLIPQVNVNIHNHPSSST, from the exons ATGGCGGCGATAAAGGGCCTGGGTAGGAACATCCCCTACTTGAGGCAGCAAGCTGCGGCCCTGCTCGGTAACACCAGCACCAGCGTCAAGGCCATTTGCGTGGTGGTGCTGTTCTCCTACTGCCTGTCCTTCTCCGAGGAGGCGGTGCGCATCCTGAGCGTGACGCCAGGTTACCTCCTGCCGCCGGTCTTCTGGTTCTGGACGGCCTTCACCTTCTGCTTCCTCGAGATACATTTCTGGGAGGTGTGCGTGGACGTGGTCACCGTCGGTCTATGCGGCAAGCTGATCGAGCCCCTCTGGGGCGCCTTCGAGATGATGACGTTCTTCGCCGTCGTCAATTTCGGCGTCGCCGTCCTTTCAGCGCTCTTCTACCTGTTTCTCTACATGTGTACCAGCAATCCGGATCTGCTCTTCAATATACACATACACGGCTTAACCGGCTACATCGCAG GTGTTGCAGTAGCAGTAAAGCAAATAATGCCTGATCATATCTTAATCAAAACTCCCATTGGAAAAATTACAAACAGAAATATACCCTTAATGGTATGGATTGTGGGATTGATATTATGGCTTGTCGGTCTACTAGAAGGAACTCATCCCACCATGTTTCTCAGTGGCTTATTGATATCTTGGACATACCTaagattttatcaaaaacatAATAATGGCACTCGAGGAGATATGGCGGATAATTTCACATTTGCGAG tttttttccaAATGTTTTACAACCACCGATAGCGGTAGTGAGTAACACCATACATGGATTTTTTGTCCGTATTGGATTGTGCCGAAAAGTAGTTAGAAGATTTGACATGTCTAATACACCACCTGGCTTGGTTATCAATCTTCCTGGTATTGATCCTCACGACAGCGAACGACGCCG GCAAATAGCGTTGAAAGCACTGAGCGAGAGATTAAGCAGAGATCACGCGAAACCTTGGCAACCAGACAGAGCTAAGAAACACTCCCCAGTGCCTCCTGCGGTTTCTATACCGATACCTGAATCCACTACACCGAAACCTCTCGCGTCTCCGCTCATTCCACAGGTTAACGTCAACATACATAATCATCCCTCTAGCAGTACGTGA
- the LOC105196819 gene encoding E3 ubiquitin-protein ligase Hakai isoform X2, whose product MEENGSKRSMRSRARGRARGRGRARAGRGRTKKAVKIIESDDEDTPQQMEDNSVEAVAGEQDEHEPPAVVTQQPSLEQQFDLEADISQLEAPTFTTINRGPPEPMLRLRWDHRVNLIGEKVLNPMIHCCDKCLKPILIYGRMIPCKHVFCLSCAKREDKVCPRCMEKVSRVEQTGLGTVFMCTHGGTRYGNAGCRRTYLSQRDLQAHINHRHISAPPQPVQGMQVDPPQYVHAKPEMESQLTKVSSVQMQNTRLKSVQSHMVQPIMGNDPRVNSLVNQQPTMEQHRQQHRQQQQQQQQQQAMMSMQSYAQSTAPPPPPPNNAPMRTNLITVPIQDTASLTTHDLHAQQSHHYYSAPPPPPPPPPPPVNYGGYNVPPPVSQQTQQYYPQPQHPTQVSYVPPPPPPQQQQYVSSAPTSIRPSPTGYIQEPQYGPPPSQQQPPPPPQPQWSQHQQQFYR is encoded by the exons ATGGAGGAGAATGGAAGTAAGAGAAGTATGAGGAGTAGAGCTCGTGGTCGAGCTCGTGGACGTGGCCGTGCCCGGGCTGGAAGGGGAAGGACCAAGAAGGCAGTCAAA ATTATTGAAAGTGACGATGAAGATACTCCGCAACAAATGGAGGACAATTCTGTGGAAGCGGTTGCTGGCGAGCAGGATGAACATGAACCTCCTGCTGTAGTAACTCAGCAACCTTCTCTCGAACAACAGTTTGACTTGGAGGCTGATATATCACAGCTAGAGGCGCCGACTTTCACGACTATCAATCGTGGTCCGCCTGAACCGATGCTGCGTTTGAGATGGGACCATCGAGTGAATCTTATAGGAGAGAAAGTGCTGAATCCTATGATACATTGCTGTGACAAATGTTTGAAGCCTATTCTCATCTATGGTCGTAtg ataCCTTGCAAACATGTATTCTGCCTATCTTGTGCCAAAAGAGAAGACAAAGTCTGTCCTCGTTGTATGGAAAAGGTATCCAGAGTGGAGCAAACAGGCTTGGGCACTGTATTCATGTGTACGCATGGTGGAACAAGATACGGAAATGCTGGTTGCAGGAGAACATACCTTAGTCAGCGGGATCTACAA GCTCATATTAATCATCGGCATATATCGGCGCCACCTCAACCAGTCCAAGGAATGCAGGTCGATCCTCCGCAATACGTACATGCCAAACCAGAAATGGAATCGCAGCTAACGAAGGTATCCTCCGTGCAGATGCAAAATACACGGCTTAAATCCGTGCAGTCTCACATGGTTCAACCAATCATGGGTAACGATCCTCGTGTGAATTCACTGGTGAATCAACAACCAACGATGGAGCAACATCGGCAGCAGCATaggcagcaacaacagcagcaacagcagcagcaagcAATGATGTCGATGCAAAGTTATGCGCAGAGTAccgcgccgccaccgccgcctccAAATAACGCTCCGATGCGCACCAATCTTATCACTGTGCCGATCCAAGATACGGCGTCTCTAACTACGCACGATCTTCATGCTCAACAAAGTCATCATTATTATTCggcgccaccaccaccgcctccgccgccaccaccgccagtGAATTATGGTGGTTATAATGTGCCACCGCCGGTGTCGCAACAGACGCAACAATACTATCCACAGCCGCAGCATCCGACTCAGGTATCGTACGTGCCGCCACCGCCTCCACCGCAGCAGCAACAGTACGTATCGTCGGCTCCGACCTCCATACGACCATCACCTACCGGTTATATACAAGAACCTCAATATGGTCCGCCACCGTCTCAGCAAcaaccaccaccgccaccacagCCACAGTGGTCACAACATCAACAACagttttatagataa